Proteins co-encoded in one Kribbella solani genomic window:
- a CDS encoding cation acetate symporter, which translates to MSPAISVAAIGLVIAATIGIGLFGLRISRTTSDFYVASRAVSPRWNASAISGEYLSAASFLGVAGLVLLNGADMLWFSVGYTVGYLMLLVFVAAPLRRSGAYTLPDFAETRFESAAVRRICAGLVVGIGTLYLLPQLHGAGLAVQTVTGAPPQVGAAIVAVIVVINVAAGGMRSITFVQAFQYWLKLTALAAPIFVILLAWHHPTGVLDSLHGAAGEWAEPLSRAGGRDHPLYATYSLLLALCFGTMGLPHVLVRFYTNPDGRAARRTTVVVLALLGFFYLFPPMYAVLGRTFAPDLVTTGGDTVVLELPGRVFPGTAGDLLGALVAAGAFAAFLSTSSGLTVAIAGVIDQDLLRSRLHRWTGGDYVAVSSFRIAALIAMVVPYVAFTVTGALSLADTVGLAFALAASTFCPLLVLGIWWRRMSTTGAAAGLVVGGIAASAAALVNVAGAPQGGWPRALVGQPAAWTMPLAFLTVIVVSKLTPDRIPAGTARSMVRLHTPEAVDVDRGPAALTSRPARQAH; encoded by the coding sequence GTGTCGCCGGCGATCAGCGTGGCTGCGATCGGTCTGGTGATCGCGGCGACCATCGGCATCGGTCTGTTCGGTCTGCGCATCTCACGCACCACCAGCGACTTCTACGTCGCCAGTCGAGCAGTCAGTCCACGCTGGAACGCGTCAGCGATCAGCGGCGAGTACCTGTCGGCAGCGTCGTTCCTCGGCGTGGCCGGTCTGGTGCTGCTGAACGGCGCGGACATGCTGTGGTTCTCGGTCGGGTACACAGTCGGCTATCTGATGCTGCTGGTCTTCGTAGCTGCTCCACTGCGCCGGTCCGGTGCTTACACCTTGCCTGACTTCGCTGAGACCAGGTTCGAGTCCGCTGCCGTACGCCGGATCTGCGCTGGACTCGTAGTCGGCATCGGAACGCTCTACCTGCTGCCACAGCTGCACGGAGCCGGGCTGGCCGTTCAGACCGTTACCGGTGCGCCACCACAGGTCGGTGCGGCGATCGTGGCGGTCATTGTGGTGATCAACGTGGCCGCGGGCGGGATGCGGTCGATCACCTTCGTCCAGGCGTTCCAGTACTGGCTGAAGCTGACAGCGTTGGCGGCACCCATCTTCGTCATCCTGCTGGCATGGCATCACCCCACTGGCGTACTCGACTCACTGCACGGAGCGGCCGGCGAGTGGGCCGAGCCACTGTCCCGCGCGGGCGGCCGCGACCATCCGCTGTACGCGACGTACTCGTTGCTGCTGGCCCTCTGTTTCGGAACGATGGGACTCCCGCACGTACTGGTGCGCTTCTACACGAACCCGGATGGCCGGGCAGCACGTCGTACGACCGTCGTGGTGCTCGCACTACTCGGGTTCTTCTACTTGTTCCCGCCCATGTACGCAGTACTCGGCCGGACGTTCGCCCCGGACCTGGTGACCACCGGGGGCGACACTGTCGTACTGGAGCTACCCGGACGGGTTTTCCCTGGTACAGCAGGTGATTTGCTCGGTGCACTGGTCGCGGCTGGAGCGTTTGCCGCGTTTCTGTCGACGTCGTCGGGGCTGACCGTCGCCATTGCCGGCGTGATCGACCAGGACCTGCTGCGCAGCCGGCTGCATCGCTGGACCGGCGGTGACTACGTCGCGGTGAGCAGCTTCCGGATCGCGGCGCTGATCGCGATGGTGGTTCCGTACGTCGCGTTCACGGTGACCGGTGCGTTGAGTCTTGCGGATACGGTCGGACTGGCGTTTGCCCTGGCCGCGTCGACGTTCTGCCCGTTGCTGGTACTCGGGATCTGGTGGCGGCGGATGTCCACTACGGGCGCCGCGGCCGGTCTGGTCGTGGGTGGGATCGCTGCCAGTGCCGCAGCACTTGTCAACGTTGCCGGTGCTCCACAGGGCGGGTGGCCGCGGGCGCTGGTCGGGCAGCCCGCCGCGTGGACGATGCCACTCGCCTTCCTGACCGTGATCGTGGTCTCCAAGCTCACTCCGGACCGCATCCCAGCCGGCACCGCTCGCAGCATGGTGCGGCTGCACACCCCTGAGGCAGTAGACGTGGACCGCGGCCCGGCCGCGCTCACCAGCCGTCCGGCCCGCCAGGCCCATTAG
- a CDS encoding DUF485 domain-containing protein, translating to MSDTRSAGDRNLTTYRDVQLSPDFSELRRRFRRFVFPMTALFLVWYFVYVLLADYAHGFMSHKVGGNITVALLFGLGQFVSTFAITLAYVRWADRRIDLDAKKLREQIEGEEQ from the coding sequence ATGAGTGACACAAGATCGGCAGGCGATCGGAACCTGACGACGTACCGGGATGTCCAGCTCTCGCCGGACTTCTCCGAGCTGCGTCGCCGGTTCCGGCGCTTCGTGTTCCCGATGACCGCGCTGTTCCTGGTCTGGTACTTCGTCTACGTCCTGCTCGCCGACTACGCGCACGGCTTCATGTCGCACAAGGTCGGCGGCAACATCACCGTCGCCCTGCTGTTCGGGCTCGGCCAGTTCGTGTCGACGTTCGCGATCACACTGGCATACGTGCGCTGGGCCGACCGCCGGATCGACCTGGATGCCAAGAAACTGCGCGAACAGATCGAGGGAGAAGAGCAGTGA
- a CDS encoding dipeptidase encodes MTDLSAAIDRVLPSVRADLEDLIRIPSVSYEPARAADVQRSAEATAALFEAEGFTVKIVRAGAGAPAVIAKKPAPAGKPTVLLYAHHDVQPTGPVEQWTSEPFVPTERGDRLYGRGAADDKAGIAAHLAAVRAFGNDLPVGVTVFVEGEEEIGSPTLLQLLDEYSAELAADAIVIADSGNWEVGTPALTVSLRGLVEAYVEVRTLDHAVHSGLFGGPIPDALSTLCRLLATLHDDKGDVAVDGLHASRAADVVYPEDRLRAESSVLDSVRLTGSGSLVDRLWTRPAIAVIGIDAPSVAEASNTLVPVARAKVSLRVAPGDDAVKASAALKQHLEERAPWGARVTVTEGQTGQPCSVNARGGGYEAARSAFQEAWGVEPVDMGMGGSIPFIAEFQQAFPKAAILVTGVEDPDTRAHGIDEGLHLAEFRKVCLAEALLLQNLANQPGDS; translated from the coding sequence ATGACCGATCTGTCCGCGGCGATCGACCGCGTCCTGCCCAGCGTCCGTGCCGACCTCGAGGACCTCATCCGGATTCCTTCGGTCAGCTACGAACCGGCCCGCGCGGCCGACGTCCAGCGCTCCGCGGAGGCGACCGCGGCGCTGTTCGAGGCGGAGGGTTTCACGGTCAAGATCGTCCGGGCCGGCGCCGGCGCGCCGGCCGTGATCGCGAAGAAGCCGGCCCCGGCCGGGAAGCCGACCGTGCTGCTGTACGCGCACCACGACGTGCAGCCGACCGGCCCGGTCGAGCAGTGGACCTCCGAGCCGTTCGTACCGACCGAGCGCGGTGACCGGCTGTACGGGCGCGGCGCCGCCGACGACAAGGCCGGCATCGCCGCGCACCTGGCCGCCGTACGGGCCTTCGGCAACGATCTTCCGGTGGGCGTGACGGTGTTCGTCGAGGGTGAGGAGGAGATCGGTTCGCCGACCCTGCTGCAGCTGCTCGACGAGTACTCTGCCGAGCTCGCCGCCGATGCGATCGTGATCGCCGACTCCGGCAACTGGGAGGTCGGTACGCCCGCGCTGACGGTCTCCCTGCGCGGCCTGGTCGAGGCGTACGTGGAGGTGCGTACGCTCGACCATGCGGTGCACTCCGGACTGTTCGGCGGGCCGATCCCGGATGCGCTGTCGACACTGTGCCGGCTGCTCGCGACGCTGCACGACGACAAGGGCGATGTCGCGGTCGACGGCCTGCACGCGTCGCGCGCGGCCGATGTCGTCTACCCGGAGGACCGGCTGCGGGCCGAGTCGAGCGTGCTGGACTCGGTCCGGCTGACCGGCTCCGGTTCGCTGGTCGACCGGTTGTGGACCCGGCCGGCGATCGCCGTGATCGGCATCGACGCGCCGTCCGTCGCCGAGGCCAGCAACACGCTGGTGCCGGTCGCGCGGGCCAAGGTCAGCCTGCGCGTCGCTCCCGGCGACGACGCGGTGAAGGCGAGCGCGGCGCTCAAGCAGCACCTGGAGGAGCGCGCGCCGTGGGGTGCGCGGGTGACGGTGACGGAGGGCCAGACCGGCCAGCCGTGCAGCGTGAACGCGCGCGGCGGCGGGTACGAAGCGGCCCGGTCCGCGTTCCAGGAAGCCTGGGGCGTCGAGCCGGTCGACATGGGGATGGGCGGCTCGATCCCGTTCATCGCCGAGTTCCAGCAGGCCTTCCCGAAGGCCGCGATCCTGGTCACCGGCGTCGAGGACCCGGACACCCGGGCACACGGAATCGACGAGGGCCTGCACCTCGCCGAGTTCCGCAAGGTCTGCCTCGCCGAAGCACTTCTTCTACAGAACCTCGCCAACCAGCCAGGTGACTCGTGA
- a CDS encoding cation acetate symporter, whose product MLPLATVGNPTVNILIFALFVLATLAIVLRASRNNKTAADFYAGGRSFTGPQNGIAIAGDYLSAASFLGIAGAIALNGYDGFLYSIGFLVAWLVALLLVAELLRNTGRFTMADVLSFRLKQRPVRMAAAISTLGVCFFYLLAQMAGAGGLVALLLGVSGRAGQSIVIAVVGVLMIVYVLVGGMKGTTWVQIVKAVLLVIGAGIMTLWVLAKYTFNLSGLLGAAVDNSPAAGEKLLNPGLQYGLTGVTKLDFLSLALALVLGTAGLPHVLMRFYTVPDSKEARRSVSWAIWIIGIFYLFTLVLGYGAAAIVGPDRIKAAPGKANSAAPLLAFELGGEVLLGIISAVAFATILAVVAGLTITASTSFAHDIYGQIIKKGQISGDGEVRVARYTAVVIGLVAIVGGIFANGQNIAFLVALAFAVAASANLPTILYSLFWRRFNTRGALWSIYGGLASTIILIAFSPVVSGKVDAKTGKSLSMITDTGIDFHWFPLDNPGIVSIPLAFLLGWLGTITSKEQVDTDKFAEMEVRSLTGAGAEKAVQH is encoded by the coding sequence ATGTTGCCGCTGGCAACGGTTGGCAACCCGACCGTGAACATCCTGATCTTCGCGCTGTTCGTGCTGGCCACGCTGGCGATCGTGCTCCGGGCGTCCCGGAACAACAAGACCGCCGCCGACTTCTACGCCGGCGGCCGGTCCTTCACCGGCCCGCAGAACGGGATCGCGATCGCCGGCGACTACCTGTCCGCCGCGTCCTTCCTCGGCATCGCCGGCGCGATCGCGCTGAACGGGTACGACGGCTTCCTGTACTCGATCGGCTTCCTCGTCGCCTGGCTAGTTGCATTGCTACTAGTTGCAGAGTTACTACGGAACACCGGCCGGTTCACGATGGCCGACGTGCTGTCGTTCCGCCTCAAGCAGCGGCCGGTCCGGATGGCGGCCGCGATCTCGACCCTCGGCGTCTGCTTCTTCTACCTGCTGGCGCAGATGGCAGGCGCCGGGGGTCTCGTCGCCCTCCTGCTCGGCGTCTCCGGCCGGGCCGGACAGAGCATCGTGATCGCCGTCGTCGGCGTCCTGATGATCGTGTACGTACTGGTCGGCGGTATGAAGGGCACCACCTGGGTACAGATCGTCAAGGCCGTCCTGCTCGTCATCGGCGCCGGGATCATGACGCTCTGGGTGCTGGCGAAGTACACCTTCAACCTGTCCGGGCTGCTCGGCGCCGCCGTCGACAACAGCCCCGCGGCCGGTGAGAAGCTGCTCAACCCCGGACTGCAGTACGGTCTGACCGGCGTCACGAAGCTGGACTTCCTGTCGCTGGCGCTCGCGCTGGTCCTGGGGACCGCCGGCCTGCCGCACGTACTGATGCGCTTCTACACCGTGCCGGACTCCAAGGAAGCACGCCGCAGTGTCAGCTGGGCGATCTGGATCATCGGCATCTTCTACCTGTTCACGCTGGTACTCGGGTACGGCGCCGCCGCGATCGTCGGCCCGGACCGGATCAAGGCCGCGCCCGGCAAGGCGAACTCGGCCGCGCCACTGCTCGCCTTCGAGCTCGGCGGCGAGGTACTCCTCGGCATCATCTCCGCGGTCGCCTTCGCCACCATCCTGGCCGTGGTCGCCGGACTGACGATCACCGCGAGTACGTCGTTCGCGCACGACATCTACGGCCAGATCATCAAGAAGGGCCAGATCAGCGGCGACGGCGAGGTCCGGGTGGCGCGCTACACCGCGGTCGTGATCGGCCTGGTCGCGATCGTCGGCGGCATCTTCGCGAACGGCCAGAACATCGCGTTCCTGGTCGCCCTCGCGTTCGCGGTCGCGGCGAGCGCGAACCTGCCGACCATCCTGTACTCGCTGTTCTGGCGCCGCTTCAACACCCGCGGCGCGCTCTGGAGCATCTATGGCGGCCTGGCGTCGACGATCATCCTGATCGCGTTCAGCCCGGTCGTCTCCGGCAAGGTCGACGCCAAGACCGGCAAGAGCCTGTCGATGATCACCGACACCGGCATCGACTTCCACTGGTTCCCGCTGGACAACCCCGGCATCGTGTCGATCCCCCTTGCCTTCCTCCTCGGCTGGCTGGGCACCATCACCAGCAAGGAACAGGTCGACACCGACAAGTTCGCCGAAATGGAAGTCCGCTCCCTAACCGGCGCCGGCGCCGAAAAGGCGGTCCAGCACTAG
- a CDS encoding NAD(P) transhydrogenase subunit alpha, with translation MKIAVVRETRPAERRVALVPEHVAKLIELGYEVAVEPAAGERALFSDDQYRDAGAEVAWGADHAATIVASVQPLERERLQRLHAGTALMSFLPTNPPDVVRTATRAKLTVFAMELIPRISRAQSMDALSSQALVAGYRAAIVAAERLPRFFPLNMTAAGTVPPAQVLVLGAGVAGLQAIATAKRLGAVVKAYDVRTAAAEEIASMGAIPIELELGTLDGAGGYAREMTPERAQLQRDLLAPYVAAADALITTAAVPGRTAPMLVSRSMVEQMKAGSVVVDLASEQGGNVEGSVAGTELTIGDALVWGGANVPSQMAGPASRLYGQNIANLIRLMTRNAAFDPDFDDEIVRGCCVTHDGSVLHEPTRALLEGPSA, from the coding sequence GTGAAGATCGCAGTCGTACGGGAGACCAGACCGGCCGAGCGCCGGGTCGCGCTGGTGCCGGAACATGTCGCGAAACTGATCGAGCTCGGGTACGAGGTGGCGGTCGAGCCGGCCGCCGGTGAACGCGCGCTGTTCTCCGACGACCAGTACCGCGACGCCGGCGCGGAGGTCGCCTGGGGTGCCGACCACGCGGCCACCATCGTCGCCTCGGTGCAACCGCTGGAACGCGAACGCCTGCAGCGGTTGCACGCGGGTACGGCACTGATGTCCTTCCTGCCGACCAACCCGCCGGACGTGGTCCGGACCGCGACCCGGGCCAAGCTGACCGTCTTCGCGATGGAACTGATCCCGCGGATCTCCCGGGCCCAGTCGATGGACGCGCTGTCCTCGCAGGCGCTTGTCGCCGGGTACCGGGCCGCGATCGTCGCCGCCGAACGGCTGCCCCGGTTCTTCCCGCTGAACATGACCGCGGCCGGCACCGTCCCACCGGCCCAGGTCCTGGTCCTCGGCGCCGGCGTCGCCGGCCTGCAGGCGATCGCCACCGCGAAACGCCTCGGCGCGGTGGTGAAGGCGTACGACGTCCGCACCGCCGCCGCCGAAGAGATCGCCTCGATGGGCGCGATCCCGATCGAACTCGAACTGGGCACGCTCGACGGAGCCGGTGGATACGCGCGGGAGATGACGCCGGAGCGCGCCCAGCTCCAGCGCGACCTGCTCGCCCCGTACGTGGCTGCCGCCGACGCGCTGATCACCACCGCCGCCGTACCCGGCCGGACCGCGCCGATGCTGGTCTCGCGGTCGATGGTCGAGCAGATGAAAGCAGGCTCGGTCGTCGTCGACCTGGCGTCCGAACAGGGCGGCAACGTCGAAGGATCGGTCGCCGGTACCGAGCTGACCATCGGCGACGCGCTGGTCTGGGGCGGCGCGAACGTACCGTCCCAAATGGCCGGCCCGGCGTCCCGGCTGTACGGCCAGAACATCGCGAACCTGATCCGGCTGATGACCCGGAACGCGGCCTTCGACCCCGACTTCGACGACGAGATCGTCCGCGGCTGCTGCGTCACCCACGACGGCAGCGTCCTGCACGAGCCGACCCGTGCCCTCCTGGAAGGACCCTCGGCATGA
- a CDS encoding serine/threonine-protein kinase has product MDQPPRIGRYSLVRRVGAGGFATVWLARDEQLDAEVAVKILSENWVEDEDVRRRFLAEGRFLRKVDSLYVVGVHDIGEADDGRPFMVLTYADGGTLADRIKAGQLEFAEAVRIITQVGRGLKHLHARGVLHRDVKPANVLFRTDPAGDRAMLSDLGLGKSLAEVSRITMPGGTPAYVAPEQVRGERLDHRADLYSLGAVAYAAFTGQTPHGVASLGAVMQIDAPPPSMTTLREDVPDAIDVVVRRALEPDRDKRWPDLDSFLNALREAHTTGKVPPGLVPAAEMPVAATTGPVDQATALASSNQLTVAARPRRRRTAVIATIAAVLLAAGGGYGGYQYVLTRPVKVVDQRLSVEVPRAWGQKAVDNGQSLVVSTSTSDWRTDPNTEGVYVGLVNASSLPESATPPSGCTQGSRTAAEGVVTFNYNCDGPGVVEQYKQIDNTTLLRVQVRDSDNQARQQVLDSAEYTKP; this is encoded by the coding sequence ATGGACCAGCCACCGCGGATCGGCCGGTACTCCCTGGTCCGCCGGGTGGGTGCCGGAGGTTTCGCGACCGTCTGGCTGGCCCGGGACGAGCAGTTGGACGCCGAGGTGGCGGTCAAGATCCTGTCCGAGAACTGGGTCGAGGACGAGGACGTCCGGCGCCGGTTCCTGGCGGAGGGCCGGTTCCTGCGCAAGGTCGACTCGCTGTACGTGGTGGGCGTACACGACATCGGCGAAGCGGACGACGGCCGCCCGTTCATGGTGCTCACGTACGCCGACGGGGGCACGCTGGCGGACCGGATCAAGGCCGGCCAGTTGGAGTTCGCCGAGGCGGTCCGGATCATCACCCAGGTCGGCCGCGGCCTGAAGCACCTGCACGCCCGCGGCGTACTGCACCGGGACGTGAAGCCGGCCAACGTACTGTTCCGCACCGATCCGGCCGGCGACCGGGCGATGCTGTCCGATCTGGGTCTGGGCAAGTCCCTGGCCGAGGTGTCCCGGATCACGATGCCCGGCGGCACACCGGCGTACGTAGCGCCGGAGCAGGTGCGCGGAGAGCGGCTGGACCACCGGGCGGACCTGTACTCGCTCGGAGCGGTCGCGTACGCGGCCTTCACCGGGCAGACGCCGCACGGTGTCGCCAGCCTCGGTGCGGTGATGCAGATCGACGCGCCGCCGCCGTCGATGACCACGCTGCGCGAGGACGTACCGGATGCGATCGACGTGGTTGTGCGGCGCGCATTGGAGCCGGACCGGGACAAGCGCTGGCCGGACCTGGACAGCTTCCTCAACGCGCTACGCGAGGCGCACACCACCGGTAAAGTCCCGCCTGGCCTGGTGCCGGCCGCGGAGATGCCGGTGGCCGCGACGACCGGACCGGTCGACCAGGCGACCGCACTGGCCAGTTCGAACCAGCTGACGGTCGCAGCGCGTCCGAGGCGGCGGCGTACCGCAGTGATCGCCACCATCGCGGCAGTACTACTGGCGGCTGGTGGAGGCTACGGCGGCTACCAGTACGTTCTGACCCGCCCGGTGAAGGTGGTGGACCAGCGGCTCTCAGTAGAGGTGCCACGGGCCTGGGGGCAGAAGGCAGTCGACAACGGCCAGTCCCTAGTCGTCAGTACGAGCACCTCTGACTGGCGGACCGACCCGAACACAGAGGGCGTGTACGTCGGGCTGGTGAACGCGTCGAGCCTGCCTGAGAGTGCTACGCCTCCAAGCGGCTGCACTCAAGGTTCCAGGACAGCAGCCGAAGGCGTAGTCACCTTCAACTACAACTGCGACGGACCTGGTGTTGTAGAGCAGTACAAACAAATCGACAACACCACCCTGCTCCGCGTCCAGGTCCGCGACAGCGACAACCAGGCCCGCCAACAGGTACTCGACTCAGCCGAGTACACCAAGCCCTAA
- a CDS encoding histidine kinase yields MFARRRKHFGTPADKATYATLHTASLASPHLREGLTPAAAGKASKHLRDLLGTAAIAICDSTGVLAWDGVGGPYESNHRRDAKDLAGPTLRSGRTAVLGAHDVACGDPQCPIRTAVVAPIVTEERVVAVLLAYSNNTSAALVRATEEVARWVSGQVELAELNKERTRAMEAELRALRAQISPHFIYNALAAIASFVRTDPERARELLLEFADFSRYALRRGGEYTTLADELRNVERYLVLEQARFGDRLKVSLLIAPEVLPVVIPFLVVQPLVENAVRHGLEGTTGVGNITIRARDRINEAEISVEDDGAGSDPEVIRAALSGESGSDSVGLGNVDARLRQVYGDAYGLIVETAVDAGTKVTFRIPKYSSGVHASP; encoded by the coding sequence GTGTTCGCGCGGCGACGGAAGCATTTCGGCACTCCGGCTGACAAGGCGACGTATGCGACCCTGCATACCGCCTCGTTGGCCAGTCCGCACCTGCGCGAAGGTCTGACCCCAGCAGCGGCCGGCAAAGCCAGCAAGCACCTCCGGGACCTCCTGGGTACGGCAGCTATCGCCATCTGCGACTCCACTGGCGTACTGGCCTGGGACGGAGTCGGCGGACCGTACGAGAGCAACCACCGCCGTGACGCCAAGGACCTCGCCGGGCCGACACTGCGCTCTGGGCGTACGGCAGTACTCGGCGCGCATGATGTGGCATGCGGTGATCCGCAGTGCCCGATCCGTACGGCAGTGGTTGCACCGATCGTCACAGAAGAGCGAGTCGTTGCGGTTCTGCTGGCGTACAGCAACAACACCTCGGCTGCACTGGTCCGCGCGACCGAGGAGGTGGCCCGGTGGGTGTCAGGTCAGGTGGAGTTGGCGGAGCTCAACAAGGAGCGCACTCGCGCCATGGAGGCCGAGCTGCGTGCTCTACGGGCGCAGATCAGTCCGCACTTCATCTACAACGCTCTGGCTGCCATCGCGTCGTTCGTCCGTACTGACCCGGAGCGGGCGCGTGAACTGCTGTTGGAGTTCGCTGACTTCTCCAGATACGCGCTGCGGCGTGGCGGCGAGTACACCACCTTGGCGGACGAGCTGCGCAACGTGGAGCGCTACCTGGTACTGGAGCAGGCGCGGTTCGGTGACAGGTTGAAGGTGTCGCTGCTGATCGCTCCGGAGGTACTGCCGGTGGTGATCCCCTTCCTGGTGGTGCAGCCGCTGGTGGAGAACGCCGTACGCCACGGCCTGGAAGGTACTACCGGCGTCGGAAACATCACCATCCGCGCCCGGGACCGGATCAACGAGGCAGAGATCAGCGTGGAGGACGACGGCGCCGGCAGCGATCCGGAGGTGATCCGGGCCGCTCTGTCCGGTGAGTCGGGCAGCGACTCGGTCGGCCTCGGCAACGTCGACGCAAGGCTGCGTCAGGTGTACGGCGACGCGTACGGGCTGATCGTGGAGACCGCGGTGGACGCCGGTACGAAGGTGACGTTCCGCATCCCCAAATACTCCTCAGGGGTGCATGCGTCCCCTTAG
- a CDS encoding LytR/AlgR family response regulator transcription factor: protein MADTPLRALVADDEEPALAELVYLLSQDRRIGEIQTASNGPDALKLLQATDLDVVFCDIKMPGLDGIDLARVLSKFASRPQIVFVTAYDEHAVAAFDLEATDYVMKPVRPERLAEAVRRVVTQGAPTALQSPDETEDEVIPVELAGVTRFVQRSTVRYVEAQGDYARLHTGQNSHLVRIPLSTLEERWRDAGFTRIHRSTLVALQHVDEMRVDGGRCAVRVGDDWLPVSRRHTRELRDLLVRSTSLR from the coding sequence ATGGCCGACACTCCCCTGCGCGCGCTGGTCGCCGACGACGAGGAGCCCGCCCTGGCCGAGCTGGTCTATCTGCTCAGCCAGGACCGCCGGATCGGCGAGATCCAAACCGCGTCGAACGGCCCGGACGCACTGAAGCTCCTGCAGGCCACCGACCTGGACGTGGTGTTCTGCGACATCAAGATGCCTGGCCTGGACGGGATCGACCTGGCCCGGGTGCTCTCCAAGTTCGCCAGCCGTCCACAGATCGTGTTCGTCACGGCGTACGACGAGCACGCGGTGGCGGCGTTCGACCTGGAAGCCACCGACTACGTGATGAAGCCGGTCCGGCCGGAGCGGCTGGCGGAGGCAGTACGCCGCGTGGTCACGCAAGGCGCACCGACCGCGCTGCAGTCACCGGACGAGACGGAAGACGAGGTGATCCCGGTCGAGCTGGCTGGTGTCACCCGGTTCGTCCAGCGGTCCACGGTTCGGTATGTCGAGGCGCAGGGCGACTACGCCCGGCTGCACACCGGGCAGAACTCACATCTGGTCCGCATCCCGCTCAGTACGCTGGAGGAGCGCTGGCGGGACGCGGGGTTCACCCGCATCCATCGCAGCACGCTGGTCGCTCTGCAGCACGTGGACGAGATGCGCGTCGACGGCGGCCGCTGCGCGGTCCGGGTCGGCGACGACTGGCTTCCGGTCAGCCGCCGGCACACCCGCGAACTGCGCGACCTCCTGGTCCGCTCAACCTCACTGCGATGA
- a CDS encoding metallophosphoesterase family protein, producing the protein MTTVAVLADVHGVLPALEAVLAEKDVASADVVVLAGDIASGPMPVETLDLLVSLGDRVVWVRGNADRELVEMSRGTYTEEPPDAVCPWAAEQVRPDQVALLAQLPTTVTIGDMLFCHATPRDDLEMVLVDSPISRWAQVFTGLPEAIRTVVCGHTHMPFARQVDRRLVVNAGSVGMPYGAPGPSWALLTDNGVQLRRTPLDARSAADRIVNESTYPGREEWVAEYLLHTYSDTEALEAFRPRAES; encoded by the coding sequence ATGACGACTGTTGCCGTGCTGGCTGATGTACACGGGGTGCTGCCTGCGCTGGAGGCGGTTCTGGCCGAGAAGGACGTCGCATCGGCTGATGTGGTCGTACTGGCTGGAGACATCGCCAGTGGGCCGATGCCAGTGGAGACGTTGGACCTGTTGGTGTCGCTGGGCGACCGGGTGGTCTGGGTACGCGGGAACGCGGACCGGGAGCTCGTGGAGATGTCCCGGGGGACGTACACCGAGGAGCCGCCGGACGCCGTGTGCCCGTGGGCAGCCGAACAGGTACGACCAGACCAGGTCGCGCTACTGGCTCAACTGCCGACGACCGTGACCATCGGGGACATGCTCTTTTGCCACGCGACTCCACGGGACGACTTGGAGATGGTCCTGGTGGACAGTCCGATCTCCCGGTGGGCTCAGGTGTTCACTGGGCTGCCTGAGGCGATCCGCACAGTCGTGTGCGGACATACGCACATGCCGTTCGCCAGACAGGTCGACCGGCGGCTGGTAGTCAACGCGGGCAGTGTCGGCATGCCATACGGCGCTCCTGGTCCGTCGTGGGCGCTGCTGACCGACAACGGCGTCCAGCTACGGCGTACGCCGCTTGACGCTCGTAGCGCGGCGGACCGCATCGTCAACGAGTCGACGTACCCGGGACGCGAGGAGTGGGTGGCCGAGTACCTGCTGCACACCTACTCCGACACGGAAGCCCTGGAGGCGTTCAGGCCGCGCGCGGAGAGCTGA